The Sphingomonas sp. KR3-1 genome contains a region encoding:
- a CDS encoding oxidoreductase, translating to MKTWFITGISRGLGLALAQAALARGDTVIGTARGEAPAFAPGTGTLHVLPLDMTDAEAIGSTVAQAFALAGRIDVIVNNAGYGLLGAIEQASDADVARLFDVDLFGPFRLIRAALPHLRAQGSGHIVNITSIAGRAPGAGSGLYAAAKYALEGLSAALAQEVAPLGVHVTAVAPGAFRTDFLSDHSIRKSGADDAYAASVGRSSAAFGSMAGRQLGDPRHAAAAILALADSSNPPLHLLLGSDALRRAREKLDAVIDEIDRWENVTRSTDFAA from the coding sequence ATGAAGACCTGGTTCATCACCGGCATCTCGCGCGGGCTCGGCCTGGCGCTGGCACAGGCGGCGCTGGCGCGCGGCGACACCGTCATCGGCACCGCGCGCGGGGAGGCGCCCGCGTTCGCGCCCGGTACCGGCACGCTCCACGTGCTGCCGCTCGACATGACCGATGCCGAAGCGATCGGATCGACGGTCGCGCAGGCGTTCGCGCTGGCGGGGCGGATCGATGTGATCGTCAACAATGCCGGCTATGGCCTGCTCGGCGCGATCGAGCAGGCGAGCGATGCCGATGTCGCCCGGCTGTTCGACGTCGATCTGTTCGGGCCCTTCCGCCTGATCCGCGCGGCGCTGCCGCATCTGCGCGCGCAGGGGAGCGGGCATATCGTCAACATCACCTCGATCGCCGGCCGGGCGCCGGGCGCCGGCTCGGGCCTCTATGCCGCCGCCAAATATGCGCTCGAAGGCCTGTCGGCAGCGCTCGCCCAGGAAGTCGCGCCGCTCGGCGTGCATGTCACCGCCGTGGCGCCCGGCGCATTCCGCACCGATTTCCTGTCGGACCATTCGATCCGCAAGAGCGGCGCGGACGATGCCTATGCCGCGTCGGTCGGGCGCTCCTCGGCGGCATTCGGGTCGATGGCGGGCAGGCAGCTCGGCGATCCCCGCCACGCCGCCGCAGCGATCCTCGCGCTCGCCGATTCGTCCAACCCGCCGCTCCACCTGCTGCTCGGCAGCGACGCGCTGCGCCGCGCCCGCGAGAAGCTCGATGCGGTGATCGACGAGATCGATCGCTGGGAGAATGTCACCCGCAGCACCGATTTCGCCGCGTGA
- a CDS encoding SGNH/GDSL hydrolase family protein: MRLAALALLAPFALSAAPAPEGKLLAVHTGGRFVSEGGALRFGWPGAYVEGRFRGTDVTVHLRNGSDFLRISVDGKPFQTIVTPGESVVKVAGLKPGVHAVRLDKITESQAGSSSFLGFTTHGRPLPAPARKLQIEFIGDSHTVGYGDTSPTRDCKAQQVHDTTDTSLAFGPVLARRLDADYRVIAYSGYGVVRNYAGKFPAENLPLLYPRAIPGEPAPARADGWKPGVIVINLGTNDFSTPVHPGEAWADEAALRADYRARYIDFVKARQRSNPGARILLMGAENFHADVAAVAAATGVTAVKVPALEMTGCNWHPSLKDHRTMADLLQAAIARR; the protein is encoded by the coding sequence ATGAGACTCGCTGCCCTCGCGCTGCTCGCGCCCTTCGCCCTGTCCGCAGCGCCGGCTCCCGAAGGCAAGCTGCTTGCCGTGCACACCGGCGGCCGCTTCGTGAGCGAGGGGGGTGCGCTGCGCTTCGGCTGGCCGGGCGCCTATGTCGAGGGGCGGTTCCGCGGGACCGATGTCACCGTCCACCTCAGGAACGGCAGCGATTTCCTGCGGATCAGCGTCGACGGCAAGCCGTTCCAGACGATCGTCACGCCGGGCGAGTCGGTGGTGAAGGTGGCGGGGCTCAAGCCGGGCGTGCACGCCGTCCGCCTCGACAAGATCACCGAGAGCCAGGCGGGGAGCAGCAGCTTCCTGGGCTTCACCACCCATGGCAGGCCGCTGCCGGCCCCGGCCCGGAAGCTGCAAATCGAGTTCATCGGCGACTCGCATACCGTCGGCTATGGCGACACCTCGCCGACCCGCGACTGCAAGGCGCAGCAGGTGCACGACACCACCGATACCAGCCTGGCCTTCGGGCCGGTGCTGGCGCGGCGGCTGGACGCCGATTACCGGGTCATCGCCTATTCGGGCTATGGCGTGGTCCGCAACTATGCCGGCAAGTTCCCGGCCGAGAACCTGCCCTTGCTCTACCCCCGCGCCATTCCCGGCGAACCGGCACCGGCCAGGGCGGACGGCTGGAAGCCGGGGGTGATCGTCATCAACCTGGGCACCAACGACTTCTCGACGCCGGTCCATCCCGGTGAGGCCTGGGCGGACGAAGCGGCGCTGCGGGCGGACTATCGGGCCCGCTACATCGACTTTGTCAAAGCGCGCCAGCGCAGCAATCCGGGAGCCCGCATCCTGCTGATGGGGGCGGAGAATTTCCACGCCGATGTCGCCGCGGTCGCCGCGGCAACCGGGGTGACTGCAGTGAAGGTGCCGGCGCTCGAGATGACGGGCTGCAACTGGCACCCGTCGCTCAAGGACCACCGGACCATGGCCGATCTGCTCCAGGCGGCGATCGCGCGGCGCTAG
- a CDS encoding GH92 family glycosyl hydrolase, with the protein MLAPFRTGLAALAALSLTTAPIAAAQTGNPPIAAQAGRPPVAARQGEAVPPPWFDAPRIGTGGEGHTFPGAVAPFGMIQLSPDTDTGCKIRECYSHAAGYRYEDPTIQGFSMTHFSGAGHSDLGDFLMMPVAGDAVPLEPGDPKQPGSGYRSRFSHDRELATPGYYRVMLDDPGILAEMTAGTRVGVQRYSYPAGKAAHLVLDLRSSLYNYPGKTLWSSVRLRADGTITGARETRGWAPARKLFFAIRPSAPLTGHAFLNKEEKVEYRGFQGPSRGADDTAQLAGRALVAQLDFGALDKPLEVKVAISSVDEDGAIANLDSEPGGFKEVHARSTTAWSDALGAIRAEGSPAMVKTFYGALYHSMIAPSVFSDADGRWRGPDDQVHAAKGFTFHSTFSLWDTFRAEHPLLLLTQSEKKNADFVNSLIASQQVSPFGILPVWQFQGRETWTMIGYHAVPVIADAYLKGIRGFDPDAALDAAVKSATYGPYGGLDHYMKLGYVPIDKEPEAASKTVEYAYDDWTIARMARAMGKPDVAAAFDKRAGNWRNSFDAKTGFLRARKSDGSYRMPFDPTAINYGSDYTEGNAWQYSWFVPQDQAGMFALLGGDAAAVRKLDAMFDFDNSKLDYSHAEDIAGLIGQYIHGNEPSHHVAYLYSYAGQPWRTQERLKQIVESQYKPTPDGLSGNDDLGQMSAWLVFTSLGFYPVAPGSNQYVIGRPFLDRATLALPNGKRFTIVADGLSDANKYIGKVMLNGKPLARGYLEHREIVAGGELRFTMQATPNKSWAADKAARPYSMSTAR; encoded by the coding sequence ATGCTCGCCCCGTTCCGCACCGGCCTTGCCGCGCTCGCCGCCCTGTCGCTCACCACCGCGCCGATCGCCGCGGCGCAAACCGGCAACCCGCCGATCGCGGCGCAAGCGGGCAGGCCGCCGGTCGCCGCCCGGCAGGGCGAGGCGGTGCCGCCGCCCTGGTTCGACGCGCCGCGGATCGGCACCGGCGGCGAGGGCCATACCTTTCCGGGCGCCGTGGCGCCGTTCGGCATGATCCAGCTCAGCCCGGATACCGATACCGGCTGCAAGATCCGCGAATGCTACAGCCACGCCGCCGGCTACCGCTATGAGGACCCGACCATCCAGGGCTTCTCGATGACCCATTTCTCGGGCGCGGGGCATTCGGATCTGGGCGATTTCCTTATGATGCCGGTGGCGGGCGACGCGGTGCCGCTCGAGCCCGGCGACCCGAAGCAGCCGGGCTCGGGCTATCGCTCGCGCTTCAGCCATGATCGCGAGCTGGCGACCCCTGGCTATTATCGGGTGATGCTCGACGATCCCGGCATCCTGGCCGAGATGACCGCGGGCACCCGCGTCGGCGTCCAGCGCTACAGCTATCCCGCGGGCAAGGCCGCGCATCTCGTGCTCGACCTGCGCAGCTCGCTCTACAATTATCCGGGCAAGACGCTCTGGTCCTCGGTGCGCCTGCGCGCCGACGGCACGATCACCGGCGCACGCGAGACGCGCGGCTGGGCGCCGGCGCGCAAGCTGTTCTTCGCGATCCGTCCGTCCGCGCCGCTTACCGGCCATGCCTTCCTCAACAAGGAAGAGAAGGTGGAGTACAGGGGCTTCCAGGGCCCCAGCCGCGGCGCCGACGATACCGCGCAGCTCGCCGGCCGCGCGCTGGTGGCGCAGCTCGATTTCGGCGCGCTCGACAAGCCGCTGGAAGTGAAGGTCGCGATCTCCTCGGTCGACGAGGATGGCGCGATCGCCAATCTCGACAGCGAGCCCGGCGGCTTCAAGGAAGTCCATGCCAGATCGACCACGGCCTGGTCCGATGCCCTGGGCGCGATCCGGGCCGAGGGCAGCCCGGCGATGGTCAAGACGTTCTACGGCGCGCTCTACCACAGCATGATCGCGCCCAGCGTCTTCTCCGACGCCGACGGCCGCTGGCGGGGTCCGGACGATCAGGTCCACGCCGCCAAGGGCTTCACCTTCCACTCGACCTTTTCGCTATGGGACACGTTCCGCGCCGAGCATCCCCTGCTCCTGCTCACCCAGAGCGAGAAGAAGAACGCGGACTTCGTCAATTCGCTGATCGCCAGCCAGCAGGTCAGCCCGTTCGGCATCCTGCCAGTCTGGCAGTTCCAGGGGCGCGAGACCTGGACGATGATCGGCTATCACGCCGTGCCGGTGATCGCCGACGCGTACCTCAAGGGCATTCGCGGCTTCGATCCGGATGCGGCGCTCGACGCCGCGGTGAAGAGCGCGACCTATGGCCCCTATGGCGGCCTCGATCACTATATGAAGCTCGGCTACGTCCCGATCGACAAGGAGCCGGAAGCCGCCTCCAAGACGGTCGAATATGCCTATGACGACTGGACCATCGCGCGCATGGCACGGGCGATGGGCAAGCCGGACGTCGCCGCCGCCTTCGACAAGCGTGCCGGCAACTGGCGCAACAGCTTCGACGCGAAGACCGGCTTCCTGCGCGCCCGCAAGTCCGATGGCAGCTACCGCATGCCGTTCGATCCCACCGCGATCAACTATGGCTCGGACTATACCGAGGGCAATGCCTGGCAATATTCCTGGTTCGTGCCGCAGGACCAGGCCGGCATGTTCGCGCTGCTCGGCGGCGACGCCGCGGCGGTCAGGAAGCTCGACGCGATGTTCGACTTCGACAATTCCAAGCTCGACTACAGCCATGCCGAGGACATTGCCGGGCTGATCGGCCAGTACATCCATGGCAACGAGCCGAGCCACCACGTCGCCTATCTCTACAGCTATGCCGGCCAGCCCTGGCGTACCCAGGAGCGCCTGAAGCAGATCGTCGAGAGCCAGTACAAGCCGACCCCGGACGGCCTCTCGGGCAATGACGATCTCGGCCAGATGTCGGCTTGGCTCGTCTTCACCTCGCTGGGCTTCTACCCAGTCGCGCCGGGCTCCAACCAATATGTCATCGGCCGGCCGTTCCTCGACCGCGCGACGCTGGCCCTGCCAAACGGCAAGCGCTTCACGATCGTCGCGGATGGGCTGTCGGACGCGAACAAATATATCGGCAAGGTCATGCTGAACGGCAAGCCGCTGGCGCGCGGCTATCTGGAGCATCGCGAGATCGTCGCCGGCGGCGAGCTCCGCTTCACGATGCAGGCGACGCCCAACAAGAGCTGGGCGGCGGACAAGGCGGCGCGGCCCTATTCGATGAGCACCGCGCGCTAG
- the murA gene encoding UDP-N-acetylglucosamine 1-carboxyvinyltransferase: MDRILIRGGNRLSGKIPVSGAKNAALTLMPCALLTDEPLTLRNLPRLADVDSFGHLLNELGASTAIEGTRPTDFGRVMTVRAGKLSSTVAPYDIVRKMRASILVLGPLLGRAGEATVSLPGGCAIGNRPIDLHLKALEAMGAEIELAAGYVKATAPGGRIAGGRYSFPVVSVGATENALMAAATARGTTVLDNAAREPEIVDLCNLLVAMGAHIHGIGTERLEIEGVDRLHGATYAVMPDRIEAGSYACAAAITGGDVELVGAVADDMRATLDALIQAGVTVEETKAGIRVAANGPLKPLTLSTAPFPGFATDMQAQFMAMQLVAEGASVFTETIFENRYMHVPELARMGAHIDVRGRTAVVHGPSKLVGAPVMATDLRASMSLILAGLVAEGETQVQRVYHLDRGYERLEEKLQAVGADIERVGDG, encoded by the coding sequence ATGGACCGTATTCTCATTCGCGGCGGCAACCGCCTTTCCGGCAAGATCCCCGTTTCGGGGGCCAAGAACGCCGCCCTCACGCTGATGCCCTGCGCGCTGCTCACCGACGAGCCGCTGACGCTGCGCAACCTGCCCCGCCTGGCCGATGTTGACAGCTTCGGGCACCTTCTCAACGAGCTCGGCGCCTCCACTGCGATCGAAGGCACGCGGCCGACCGATTTCGGCCGGGTGATGACGGTGCGCGCAGGCAAGCTGAGCTCGACGGTCGCCCCCTATGACATCGTCCGCAAGATGCGCGCCTCGATCCTGGTGCTCGGGCCGCTGCTCGGCCGCGCCGGCGAGGCGACCGTGTCGCTGCCCGGCGGCTGCGCGATCGGCAACCGCCCGATCGACCTGCACCTGAAGGCGCTCGAGGCGATGGGCGCCGAGATTGAACTGGCCGCAGGCTATGTGAAGGCGACCGCGCCCGGCGGACGCATCGCGGGCGGGCGCTACAGCTTCCCGGTCGTCTCGGTCGGCGCGACCGAGAATGCGCTGATGGCGGCGGCCACGGCCCGAGGCACGACCGTGCTCGACAATGCCGCACGCGAGCCCGAGATCGTCGACCTGTGCAACCTGCTCGTCGCGATGGGCGCGCACATCCACGGCATCGGCACCGAACGGCTGGAGATCGAGGGCGTCGACCGCCTGCACGGCGCGACCTATGCCGTGATGCCCGACCGGATCGAGGCGGGCAGCTATGCCTGCGCCGCGGCGATCACCGGCGGCGATGTCGAGCTGGTCGGCGCGGTGGCGGACGACATGCGCGCGACGCTCGACGCGCTGATCCAGGCCGGCGTGACCGTCGAGGAGACCAAGGCCGGCATCCGCGTCGCCGCCAATGGCCCGCTCAAGCCGCTGACGCTGTCGACCGCACCCTTCCCGGGCTTCGCCACCGACATGCAGGCGCAGTTCATGGCGATGCAGCTGGTCGCCGAGGGCGCCAGCGTGTTCACCGAGACGATCTTCGAGAACCGCTACATGCACGTGCCCGAGCTGGCTCGCATGGGCGCGCATATCGACGTGCGCGGACGCACCGCGGTGGTGCACGGTCCTTCCAAGCTCGTCGGCGCGCCGGTGATGGCGACCGACCTGCGCGCCTCGATGAGCCTGATCCTCGCCGGCCTGGTCGCCGAGGGCGAGACCCAGGTGCAGCGCGTCTATCACCTCGACCGCGGCTATGAGCGGCTCGAGGAGAAGCTGCAGGCCGTAGGCGCCGATATCGAGCGCGTCGGCGACGGCTGA
- the clpS gene encoding ATP-dependent Clp protease adapter ClpS, with amino-acid sequence MAEDGNDDDRGNGPNIGLATRTRTRTKKPTPYRVLMLNDDYTPMEFVVLCLQRFFRMNMEEATRVMLHVHQRGVGVCGVFSYEVAETKVAQVIEFAQQNQHPLQCTLEKA; translated from the coding sequence ATGGCCGAGGACGGCAATGACGACGATCGCGGCAATGGCCCGAACATCGGCCTTGCCACGCGCACCCGCACGCGCACCAAGAAGCCCACGCCCTACCGCGTGCTGATGCTCAACGACGACTATACGCCGATGGAGTTCGTCGTGCTCTGCCTGCAGCGCTTCTTCCGGATGAACATGGAAGAGGCGACGCGCGTGATGCTCCACGTTCACCAGCGCGGCGTGGGCGTGTGCGGCGTGTTCAGCTACGAGGTCGCCGAGACCAAGGTGGCGCAGGTGATCGAGTTCGCGCAGCAGAACCAGCACCCGCTGCAGTGCACGCTGGAGAAGGCGTGA
- a CDS encoding LysR family transcriptional regulator, which translates to MESTLLSADYQQLRGFVAVAQLLSFSRAATALGVSPSALSQLVRGLEERLGARLLNRTTRSVSLTEAGAALLARIEPALAELGEAMQQARAGREGVAGRVRIHASRFAGELHVQPILARFARDYPEVVLDISLDDTVIDMVAGGYDVAIRIGELVERDMVALALGKEMRQLAVATPDYVAAHGAPEHPRALLRHRCIRWRWPGEATPYHWEFWENGWFQVAVDGPLILDDKQACIDAALQGVGIAFAIEPKVRGHIEAGRLVPLLEQWSAPFPGHYLCYPQQRHMAPAVRAFIDAVRRGA; encoded by the coding sequence ATGGAATCGACTCTATTGTCCGCCGACTATCAGCAGCTTCGCGGCTTCGTTGCGGTCGCGCAGCTGCTGAGCTTCAGCCGCGCCGCCACCGCGCTGGGCGTCTCGCCCTCGGCGCTGAGCCAGTTGGTCCGCGGGCTCGAGGAGCGGCTCGGCGCGCGGCTGCTCAACCGCACGACACGCAGCGTCTCGCTCACCGAGGCAGGTGCCGCGCTGCTCGCGCGCATCGAACCTGCGCTGGCCGAGCTCGGCGAGGCGATGCAGCAGGCACGCGCCGGTCGGGAAGGGGTCGCCGGGCGCGTCCGCATCCACGCCTCGCGCTTCGCGGGCGAGCTGCACGTGCAGCCGATCCTCGCCCGCTTTGCGCGGGACTATCCCGAAGTCGTGCTCGACATCTCGCTCGACGATACCGTGATCGACATGGTGGCGGGCGGCTATGACGTGGCGATCCGCATCGGCGAGCTGGTCGAGCGCGACATGGTCGCGCTGGCGCTCGGCAAGGAGATGCGCCAGCTCGCCGTGGCGACGCCCGACTATGTCGCGGCGCATGGCGCACCCGAGCATCCGCGCGCGCTGCTGCGCCATCGCTGCATCCGCTGGCGCTGGCCGGGCGAGGCGACGCCCTATCATTGGGAGTTCTGGGAAAATGGCTGGTTCCAGGTCGCCGTCGACGGACCGCTGATCCTCGACGACAAGCAGGCATGCATCGACGCCGCGCTGCAGGGCGTCGGCATCGCCTTCGCGATCGAGCCCAAGGTGCGCGGTCATATCGAGGCCGGGCGGCTGGTGCCGCTGCTCGAGCAATGGTCAGCGCCGTTCCCGGGCCACTATCTCTGCTACCCGCAACAGCGCCACATGGCGCCGGCGGTGCGCGCCTTCATCGACGCGGTGCGGCGCGGGGCCTAG
- a CDS encoding MFS transporter → MQNSLSDRQAVWAFALGCAMVTAGVLLHIPMFLMGRSMHFMLAGMPMGWDMVGGMGLIIGGCLIAAYGLLPRGIAAQRAAGAGIEVAAPEDAPLGPAHWRLMAVLVVALVIDTMKPASLGFTVPGMVGEYMVPKETVSLVPFFALIGTVTGSVVWGVLADIYGRKATILLSAVMFVGTSICGAMPSLAWNIGMCFMMGAAAGGMLPVTYALLAEMMPNRHRGWSLVLVGGLGAGGGYFVASGASTLLVPDYSWRILWLLNLPTGLTLVLLGALIPESAKFLLARGRLVEAQAVMARFGAVARKAPAPATASPGKGALKGIHLYGKLAALSLTGITWGLINFGLLLWLPNHFVSEGYSMEVASRLLAESALIAFPTIFVGALLYSLWSTKWALGASIAVTLLGLGGVLRMELFGGGSPVLPVALLIIGINGIIAILLPYTAESFPLRVRGRATGWVAACTKAGGVIAQALFIAKLVPSIGVLAGAIMVPMVAALALVAWFGRETRGGDLRQLDEAMDAPLVR, encoded by the coding sequence ATGCAGAACAGTCTATCCGATCGGCAGGCAGTCTGGGCCTTTGCGCTCGGCTGCGCGATGGTGACCGCGGGCGTGCTGCTCCACATCCCGATGTTCCTGATGGGGCGCAGCATGCATTTCATGCTCGCCGGCATGCCGATGGGCTGGGACATGGTCGGCGGAATGGGGCTGATCATCGGCGGCTGCCTGATCGCGGCGTACGGCCTGCTCCCGCGCGGGATCGCCGCGCAGCGCGCCGCCGGAGCGGGCATCGAAGTCGCCGCGCCCGAGGATGCGCCGCTCGGGCCGGCGCATTGGCGGCTGATGGCAGTGCTCGTCGTCGCACTGGTCATCGACACGATGAAGCCGGCCTCGCTGGGCTTCACCGTGCCCGGCATGGTCGGCGAATATATGGTGCCCAAGGAGACGGTGAGCCTCGTCCCCTTCTTCGCGCTGATCGGCACGGTCACCGGATCGGTGGTGTGGGGCGTGCTCGCCGACATCTATGGGCGCAAGGCGACGATCCTGCTCTCGGCAGTGATGTTCGTCGGCACTTCGATCTGCGGCGCGATGCCCAGCCTCGCCTGGAACATCGGCATGTGCTTCATGATGGGCGCCGCCGCCGGCGGCATGCTGCCGGTCACCTATGCGCTGCTCGCCGAGATGATGCCCAACCGGCACCGCGGCTGGAGCCTGGTGCTGGTCGGCGGGCTGGGCGCGGGCGGCGGCTATTTCGTGGCGAGCGGCGCCTCGACGCTGCTGGTGCCCGACTATAGCTGGCGCATCCTCTGGCTGCTCAACCTGCCGACCGGGCTGACGCTGGTGCTGCTCGGCGCGCTGATCCCGGAGAGCGCCAAGTTCCTGCTCGCCCGCGGCCGCCTGGTCGAGGCGCAGGCCGTGATGGCGCGGTTCGGCGCGGTGGCGCGCAAGGCCCCCGCGCCTGCGACGGCGAGCCCGGGCAAGGGCGCGCTCAAGGGCATTCACCTCTATGGCAAGCTGGCGGCGCTTTCGCTCACCGGCATCACCTGGGGGCTGATCAATTTCGGACTGCTGCTGTGGCTGCCCAACCATTTCGTCAGCGAAGGCTATTCGATGGAAGTGGCGAGCCGGCTGCTCGCCGAAAGCGCGCTGATCGCCTTCCCCACCATCTTCGTCGGCGCGCTGCTCTACAGCCTGTGGAGCACCAAATGGGCGCTCGGCGCCTCGATCGCGGTGACCCTGCTGGGCCTGGGCGGGGTGCTGCGGATGGAGCTGTTCGGCGGGGGCAGCCCGGTGCTGCCGGTGGCGCTGCTGATCATCGGGATCAATGGGATCATCGCGATCCTCCTGCCTTACACGGCCGAGAGCTTTCCGCTGCGGGTGCGCGGCCGGGCGACGGGCTGGGTGGCGGCGTGCACCAAGGCGGGCGGGGTGATCGCGCAGGCGCTGTTCATCGCCAAGCTGGTGCCCTCGATCGGCGTGCTCGCGGGCGCGATCATGGTGCCGATGGTGGCCGCGCTGGCGCTCGTCGCCTGGTTCGGCCGGGAGACGCGCGGCGGCGATCTGCGCCAGCTCGACGAAGCCATGGACGCGCCGCTGGTGCGATGA
- a CDS encoding iron-containing redox enzyme family protein produces the protein MATRPRDFANDLGSQFLKDSFQRGLAHWNRERLAPGFPSADWQKTYERDVRMQRLEGDFLEELRAEVADEAAQAPTDVEGFIAWFEGLKGTGPGEGDPLFPWLAEEADRDQLRWFFEQEAAGEAGFDDLVAMTQVKLPVRPKLELARNYWDEMGHGTAKGMHGPMLDALVETLEVEPVIENTVWESLALANAMTAMASNRRYAWHSVGALGVIELTAPWRAGLVAEGLKRVGLTPKEARYFTLHAVLDVKHSEDWNREAIRPAVEEDPRRATAMAEGALIRLRCGARCFDAYRDHLWG, from the coding sequence ATGGCAACCCGCCCGCGCGATTTCGCGAACGACCTCGGCTCGCAATTTCTGAAGGACAGCTTCCAGCGCGGATTGGCGCACTGGAACCGCGAACGGCTGGCGCCCGGATTCCCCAGCGCCGACTGGCAGAAGACCTATGAGCGCGACGTCAGGATGCAGCGGCTCGAGGGCGATTTCCTGGAGGAATTGCGCGCCGAGGTTGCGGACGAGGCGGCGCAGGCACCGACCGATGTCGAGGGCTTCATCGCCTGGTTCGAAGGGCTGAAGGGCACCGGCCCCGGCGAAGGCGACCCGCTCTTTCCCTGGCTGGCCGAAGAAGCCGACCGGGACCAGCTTCGATGGTTCTTCGAGCAGGAAGCCGCCGGCGAGGCGGGGTTCGACGACCTCGTCGCGATGACCCAGGTCAAGCTGCCGGTGCGGCCCAAGCTCGAGCTCGCCCGCAACTATTGGGACGAGATGGGCCATGGCACCGCCAAGGGCATGCACGGGCCGATGCTCGATGCGCTGGTCGAGACGCTCGAAGTCGAGCCGGTGATCGAGAACACGGTGTGGGAAAGCCTGGCGCTCGCCAATGCGATGACCGCGATGGCGAGCAATCGACGCTATGCCTGGCACTCGGTGGGTGCCCTCGGCGTGATCGAGCTGACCGCGCCGTGGCGCGCCGGCCTGGTCGCCGAGGGTCTCAAGCGCGTCGGGCTGACACCGAAGGAGGCGCGCTATTTCACACTGCACGCGGTGCTCGACGTGAAGCACAGCGAGGACTGGAACCGCGAGGCTATCCGCCCGGCGGTCGAGGAGGATCCGCGCCGCGCCACCGCGATGGCCGAGGGCGCGCTGATCCGGCTGCGCTGCGGCGCGCGCTGCTTCGACGCCTATCGCGACCATCTCTGGGGCTGA
- a CDS encoding Crp/Fnr family transcriptional regulator, whose protein sequence is MSELIDLTSVEQNALEKLEERQRHVRRGAVLQRENEGCNELYILRKGMMMSYVLLDDGSRQILRFLFPGDMLGVSSAVYQEATETLAALSDCVVCPFDRAALSDLMLAHPRLAAMVLVHSQIERVALTDRLAALGRTSAKARVAALLIELRNRLRATDKGLTNAFTLGLTQEEVGDATGLTAVHVNRMLRQLEEEGLIAREAGRVTLRDERALARAANYVNRYEGLDLSWLPKAS, encoded by the coding sequence TTGAGCGAACTGATCGACCTGACTTCGGTCGAACAGAATGCGCTCGAAAAATTGGAGGAACGCCAGCGGCACGTGCGCCGCGGGGCGGTGTTGCAGCGCGAGAATGAGGGCTGCAACGAGCTCTACATCCTGCGCAAGGGCATGATGATGAGCTATGTGCTGCTCGATGACGGCAGCCGGCAGATCCTGCGCTTCCTCTTCCCGGGCGACATGCTCGGCGTCTCCAGCGCGGTCTATCAGGAAGCGACCGAGACGTTGGCGGCGCTGTCCGACTGCGTGGTCTGCCCGTTCGATCGCGCCGCGCTCTCCGATCTGATGCTCGCGCATCCGCGGCTCGCGGCGATGGTGCTGGTCCATTCGCAGATCGAGCGGGTGGCGCTCACCGATCGCCTCGCCGCGCTCGGCCGTACCAGCGCCAAGGCGCGCGTCGCCGCGTTGCTGATCGAGCTGCGCAATCGCCTGCGCGCCACTGACAAGGGCCTCACCAATGCGTTCACGCTGGGGCTGACGCAGGAGGAAGTGGGCGACGCGACCGGACTGACCGCGGTGCACGTCAACCGCATGCTGCGCCAGCTCGAGGAAGAGGGGCTGATCGCGCGCGAGGCGGGCCGCGTGACGCTGCGCGACGAGCGCGCGCTCGCCCGCGCGGCGAACTACGTCAACCGCTATGAAGGGCTCGATCTCAGCTGGCTTCCCAAGGCGAGCTGA